In Nematostella vectensis chromosome 2, jaNemVect1.1, whole genome shotgun sequence, one genomic interval encodes:
- the LOC5521820 gene encoding myosin-2 essential light chain isoform X2, with the protein MAGLTEEQIGEYREAFSLFDRVGDGKIECDQIGCLLRSLGLNPTGAEVKKIEKDVDPKGIARVSFEEFLPIYTSAYQKKQTGSADEFVEGLRVFDRDGTGTVLAAELRSVLMSLGEKLSDEEVTTLFAPVDDSSGHINYEELVKMVLSG; encoded by the exons ATG GCTGGCCTCACCGAAGAACAGATTGGCG AATACAGGGAAGCGTTCAGTTTGTTCGACAGGGTAGGAGACGGAAAGATCGAATGTGACCAAATTGGCTGCCTTCTTCGATCACTAGGCCTCAATCCAACGGGAGCCGAGGTTAAAAAAATCGAGAAAGATGTAGATCCGAAAG GAATTGCAAGAGTTTCCTTTGAGGAGTTTCTCCCCATCTACACATCTGCCTACCAAAAGAAACAGACTGGATCAGCAGATGAGTTTGTGGAGGGACTGCGGGTGTTTGACAGAGACGGCACTGGTACAGTGTTAGCAGCAGAGCTGAGGAGTGTTCTTATGTCCTTAG GTGAGAAGCTATCAGATGAGGAAGTAACAACACTGTTTGCTCCTGTCGATGACAGCAGTGGTCATATAAATTATGAGG AACTTGTAAAAATGGTGTTATCTGGATGA
- the LOC5521822 gene encoding ribulose-phosphate 3-epimerase isoform X2 yields the protein MAARTCSCSCKIGPSILNGDLSCLADECNRLLQCGADYLHLDVMDGHFVPNLTFGAPLVKCLRKKVPNAFFDMHMMVANPEKWVDDMAGAGADQYTFHLEATDKPMELIQQIKKAGMKVGIGIKPGTPVTDVLPYVEHVNMVLIMTVEPGFGGQSFMADMMPKIEFLRQKYRELDIEVDGGVGTSTVDVAAKAGANMIVSGSAIMKSDNPRQVIALLRERAEKWLRGHGEAERSVDLFSSRRLPPHTSNSGKEREATRCTSLTESIKL from the exons ATGGCTGCTCGCACGTGTAGTTGCTCATGTAAGATCGGTCCTTCCATTCTCAATGGAGATCTTTCCTGTCTAGCCGACGAGTGCAACAGGTTATTACAGTGTGGGGCAGACTATCTACATCTTGATGTTATGGACGG GCATTTTGTCCCGAATCTGACTTTTGGAGCTCCTCTTGTAAAATGTCTACGGAAGAAAGTTCCTAATGCTTTTTTTG ATATGCACATGATGGTTGCAAACCCAGAGAAG TGGGTCGATGATATGGCTGGTGCTGGAGCTGACCAATACACATTCCATTTGGAAGCTACAG ATAAACCTATGGAACTTAttcaacaaattaaaaaagctGGAATGAAG GTTGGGATTGGGATTAAGCCAGGCACACCTGTCACAGATGTCTTACCATACGTAGAACATGTAAATATGGTACTTATAATGACCGTTGAACCCGGCTTTGGAGGGCAGTCTTTTATGGCAGATATGATGCCAAAG ATTGAGTTTTTGCGTCAAAAGTACAGAGAACTTGATATTGAAGTTGATGGAGGAGTTGGGACTAGCACAGTTGATGTTGCTGCTAAG GCTGGTGCAAACATGATCGTATCTGGAAGTGCTATAATGAAAAGTGACAATCCTCGACAAGTGATAGCATTGCTACGAGAAAGGGCAGAGAAGTGGTTAAGAGGCCATGGCGAGGCAGAGAG ATCTGTAGACCTTTTTTCTTCTCGAAGGTTGCCACCCCACACCTCTAACAGTGGAAAAGAGAGAGAGGCTACACGCTGCACATCTCTAACCGAAAGCATTAAACTCTAA
- the LOC5521820 gene encoding myosin-2 essential light chain isoform X1 has translation MAGLTEEQIGEYREAFSLFDRVGDGKIECDQIGCLLRSLGLNPTGAEVKKIEKDVDPKGIARVSFEEFLPIYTSAYQKKQTGSADEFVEGLRVFDRDGTGTVLAAELRSVLMSLGEKLSDEEVTTLFAPVDDSSGHINYEELVKVVLSN, from the exons ATG GCTGGCCTCACCGAAGAACAGATTGGCG AATACAGGGAAGCGTTCAGTTTGTTCGACAGGGTAGGAGACGGAAAGATCGAATGTGACCAAATTGGCTGCCTTCTTCGATCACTAGGCCTCAATCCAACGGGAGCCGAGGTTAAAAAAATCGAGAAAGATGTAGATCCGAAAG GAATTGCAAGAGTTTCCTTTGAGGAGTTTCTCCCCATCTACACATCTGCCTACCAAAAGAAACAGACTGGATCAGCAGATGAGTTTGTGGAGGGACTGCGGGTGTTTGACAGAGACGGCACTGGTACAGTGTTAGCAGCAGAGCTGAGGAGTGTTCTTATGTCCTTAG GTGAGAAGCTATCAGATGAGGAAGTAACAACACTGTTTGCTCCTGTCGATGACAGCAGTGGTCATATAAATTATGAGG AGCTTGTTAAAGTGGTGCTTTCTAATTAG
- the LOC5521730 gene encoding carbonyl reductase [NADPH] 1 — translation MAASPSRVAVVTGSNKGIGFAIVRGLCKQFSGTVILTARNENLGKEAVDKLKEEGLNPVFHQLDITSQESINKLRDYLSSTYKGLDLLINNAGIAYKGASIAPFSEQAEVTARTNFTGTLNICDTLFPLLRPHARVVNVASLAGLLKIIPSEAIKAKFTSPSLTQSGLVGLVEEFISDVKAGVHKEKGWSNSAYGMSKVAVIALTKVQARQMEKDPRQDILVNCCCPGYVDTDMSSHKGHLTIDQGAETPIYCALLPEGCGHSGEFFSQKKVVGW, via the exons ATGGCTGCGAGTCCATCAAGAGTTGCGGTC GTCACAGGTTCCAACAAAGGAATCGGATTTGCAATTGTTCGTGGACTTTGTAAACAGTTTAGTGGGACTGTTATTCTAACAG cAAGGAATGAGAATTTGGGAAAAGAAGCTGTTGATAAACTGAAAGAAGAGGGCTTAAATCCAGTGTTCCATCAACTTGACATTACCTCACAAGAAAGCATCAACAAGCTGAGGGATTATTTGTCCAGCACATACAAAGGGCTTGATTTGTTGATAAATAATGCTGGTATTGCATACAAG GGGGCTTCAATTGCTCCATTTTCTGAACAAGCTGAAGTAACAGCTAGAACTAATTTTACTGGGACTTTGAATATCTGTGACACTCTGTTCCCCCTTCTGCGTCCACATGCAAG ggTTGTTAATGTGGCATCATTGGCAGGGCTTTTAAAAATCATTCCCTCAGAAGCAATCAAGGCCAAATTCACATCTCCATCTTTGACACAGTCAGGTCTTGTCGGCTTGGTGGAGGAGTTTATCAG TGATGTCAAGGCAGGTGTTCACAAAGAAAAAGGGTGGTCTAATTCAG CATATGGGATGTCAAAGGTTGCTGTTATTGCATTGACCAAAGTCCAAGCAagacaaatggaaaaagaTCCACGACAGGACATCCTTGTCAATTGT TGCTGTCCAGGATATGTTGACACAGACATGTCAAGCCACAAAGGTCACCTCACCATTGATCAAG gAGCTGAAACGCCAATATACTGTGCCTTGCTACCTGAGGGATGTGGCCACTCTGGCGAATTCTTCTCTCAGAAGAAAGTTGTAGGGTGGTAG
- the LOC5521729 gene encoding checkpoint protein HUS1, which translates to MRFRAKIIDLSCMQRFTRVLGTISRMAKTATLRLTPTKLYFIFADTVASGGISIWCELNQCNIFDEYRIEGTDETNNIYLELIPENLSRAMRSASNAQAVKIKLTKKHVPCITFEIILPSLSAHTRTVTHDVPVSVIPQRNWDEYAEPNMPDVDVSIYMPPLKVLRNVVDRMKNLGNFLTISASYTGTMTLGVETDLVTVTTYFKHLDIPTWENDAPMSHNRDPDAMVEARVDIKKIATFLNGQQFGPNRVICNIVENRAVQFFLLHEDVSLQYMIPTVSR; encoded by the exons ATGCGATTCAGAGCTAAGATAATCGACCTGAGCTGTATGCAACGATTCACAC GTGTTCTAGGCACGATATCTCGTATGGCTAAGACTGCCACTCTTCGTCTTACTCCAACCAAGTTGTATTTCATTTTTGCGGATACTGTAGCGAGTGGTGGGATATCGATATGGTGTGAATTAAACCAG TGCAACATCTTTGATGAGTACCGCATAGAAGGCACAGATGAAACAAATAACATCTACTTGGAGCTGATTCCAGAAAATCTGAGTAGAGCAATGAGGTCTGCAAGCAATGCCCAGGCTGTCAAAATAAAACTTACTAAGAAGCATGTCCCTTGTATAACGTTTGAGATCATCCTG CCATCTTTGTCTGCACATACCCGGACTGTCACACATGATGTCCCTGTTAGTGTTATACCACAGAGAAACTGGGATGAGTATGCCGAGCCAAACATGCCAGATGTTGAT gttaGTATTTACATGCCGCCACTCAAAGTCTTGAGGAATGTGGTTGACAGGATGAAGAATCTTGGAAACTTCTTA ACAATATCAGCAAGCTACACTGGCACTATGACTTTGGGTGTTGAAACAGACCTGGTTACCGTCACCACTTACTTCAAGCATTTAGACATACCCACATGGG AGAATGACGCCCCTATGTCTCATAACCGTGATCCAGATGCAATGGTTGAAGCAAGGGTGGACATAAAAAAGATAGCTACCTTTTTGAATGGACAGCAGTTTGGTCCAAACAGAGTTATATGCA ACATTGTGGAAAACAGAGCTGTCCAGTTCTTTCTGTTGCACGAGGATGTGTCACTGCAATATATGATACCAACAGTGTCCAGGTAG
- the LOC116604484 gene encoding FH protein interacting protein FIP2 yields the protein MTDRVPWIEEVEARVRGLMECFHEREVELTRLAEQLEKERAALDKETKKRRKETEQDIAEQYRKLNEEKQRFHDEIQRMEMVQEFQESRVKLDVGGHHFTTSLLTLRKEPHSMLAAMFSGRFKLKQASDESYFLDRDGTHFRHILNYLRDGFLAETFPTDEVILKEIQQEANFYQLTGLIDSIEAMLNPPPPAPDFTQQEINDILATVTQQSSSDQNSMGRFIASTSPGKHVDFIFHNMTKSNLDFSDKNLSGLSFAHTTFAHNVSFEGAILFNTCFYGCEFASHVVVDFSGADISGADFRQCRCIQGGPNAFGGPTGPSAGDVGGGFMYGSSCSSFAHLIETGHVKFRKAKHIGTKFDPKIVDIIKF from the coding sequence ATGACTGACCGTGTTCCTTGGATAGAGGAGGTAGAAGCGAGAGTTCGTGGGTTAATGGAGTGTTTTCATGAACGTGAAGTAGAGCTCACTCGTTTGGCCGAGCAATTGGAGAAGGAACGCGCTGCTCTCGACAAAGAAACGAAAAAACGCAGGAAAGAGACAGAACAAGATATTGCAGAACAGTATCGGAAACTAAACGAAGAAAAGCAACGCTTCCACGATGAGATACAGCGCATGGAAATGGTACAAGAGTTTCAGGAGTCCAGAGTCAAATTGGATGTCGGCGGCCATCATTTTACTACATCGTTACTAACGTTGCGAAAGGAGCCTCATTCTATGTTAGCTGCGATGTTCTCTGGCAGGTTCAAGCTAAAGCAAGCATCAGACGAGAGTTATTTTTTGGATCGTGATGGCACCCATTTTCGTCACATTTTGAACTACCTGAGAGATGGATTTCTCGCAGAAACGTTTCCCACCGATGAAGTGATTTTGAAGGAAATTCAACAGGAGGCCAATTTTTACCAGCTCACTGGCCTTATTGACTCCATTGAGGCAATGCTTAATCCACCGCCACCAGCACCAGATTTCACGCAGCAGGAAATTAATGACATTTTAGCTACAGTCACCCAGCAAAGTTCAAGTGATCAGAACTCTATGGGTAGATTTATTGCTTCAACCAGTCCTGGTAAACATGTAGATTTTATATTCCACAACATGACCAAATCTAACCTAGACTTCAGTGACAAAAATCTATCTGGTCTGAGTTTTGCACATACAACCTTTGCGCACAATGTGTCGTTCGAAGGAGCAATCTTGTTTAACACTTGTTTCTATGGGTGTGAGTTTGCTAGTCATGTTGTGGTGGATTTCTCTGGAGCGGACATCAGTGGGGCTGATTTTCGGCAGTGCAGGTGCATCCAGGGGGGTCCCAATGCTTTTGGGGGTCCCACTGGACCAAGTGCAGGGGATGTGGGGGGTGGGTTTATGTATGGCTCAAGCTGTTCTAGCTTTGCACATCTAATTGAAACAGGGCATGTAAAATTTAGAAAGGCAAAGCATATTGGAACCAAATTTGACCCCAAAATTGTTGATATTATCAAATTTTAA
- the LOC5521822 gene encoding ribulose-phosphate 3-epimerase isoform X3: MAARTCSCSCKIGPSILNGDLSCLADECNRLLQCGADYLHLDVMDGHFVPNLTFGAPLVKCLRKKVPNAFFDMHMMVANPEKWVDDMAGAGADQYTFHLEATDKPMELIQQIKKAGMKVGIGIKPGTPVTDVLPYVEHVNMVLIMTVEPGFGGQSFMADMMPKIEFLRQKYRELDIEVDGGVGTSTVDVAAKAGANMIVSGSAIMKSDNPRQVIALLRERAEKWLRGHGEAERLPPHTSNSGKEREATRCTSLTESIKL; the protein is encoded by the exons ATGGCTGCTCGCACGTGTAGTTGCTCATGTAAGATCGGTCCTTCCATTCTCAATGGAGATCTTTCCTGTCTAGCCGACGAGTGCAACAGGTTATTACAGTGTGGGGCAGACTATCTACATCTTGATGTTATGGACGG GCATTTTGTCCCGAATCTGACTTTTGGAGCTCCTCTTGTAAAATGTCTACGGAAGAAAGTTCCTAATGCTTTTTTTG ATATGCACATGATGGTTGCAAACCCAGAGAAG TGGGTCGATGATATGGCTGGTGCTGGAGCTGACCAATACACATTCCATTTGGAAGCTACAG ATAAACCTATGGAACTTAttcaacaaattaaaaaagctGGAATGAAG GTTGGGATTGGGATTAAGCCAGGCACACCTGTCACAGATGTCTTACCATACGTAGAACATGTAAATATGGTACTTATAATGACCGTTGAACCCGGCTTTGGAGGGCAGTCTTTTATGGCAGATATGATGCCAAAG ATTGAGTTTTTGCGTCAAAAGTACAGAGAACTTGATATTGAAGTTGATGGAGGAGTTGGGACTAGCACAGTTGATGTTGCTGCTAAG GCTGGTGCAAACATGATCGTATCTGGAAGTGCTATAATGAAAAGTGACAATCCTCGACAAGTGATAGCATTGCTACGAGAAAGGGCAGAGAAGTGGTTAAGAGGCCATGGCGAGGCAGAGAG GTTGCCACCCCACACCTCTAACAGTGGAAAAGAGAGAGAGGCTACACGCTGCACATCTCTAACCGAAAGCATTAAACTCTAA
- the LOC5521822 gene encoding ribulose-phosphate 3-epimerase isoform X1: MAARTCSCSCKIGPSILNGDLSCLADECNRLLQCGADYLHLDVMDGHFVPNLTFGAPLVKCLRKKVPNAFFDMHMMVANPEKWVDDMAGAGADQYTFHLEATDKPMELIQQIKKAGMKVGIGIKPGTPVTDVLPYVEHVNMVLIMTVEPGFGGQSFMADMMPKIEFLRQKYRELDIEVDGGVGTSTVDVAAKAGANMIVSGSAIMKSDNPRQVIALLRERAEKWLRGHGEAERLLLLKPLYLRRTLQPIGEATTMRWFVYVPRFYFGCV, encoded by the exons ATGGCTGCTCGCACGTGTAGTTGCTCATGTAAGATCGGTCCTTCCATTCTCAATGGAGATCTTTCCTGTCTAGCCGACGAGTGCAACAGGTTATTACAGTGTGGGGCAGACTATCTACATCTTGATGTTATGGACGG GCATTTTGTCCCGAATCTGACTTTTGGAGCTCCTCTTGTAAAATGTCTACGGAAGAAAGTTCCTAATGCTTTTTTTG ATATGCACATGATGGTTGCAAACCCAGAGAAG TGGGTCGATGATATGGCTGGTGCTGGAGCTGACCAATACACATTCCATTTGGAAGCTACAG ATAAACCTATGGAACTTAttcaacaaattaaaaaagctGGAATGAAG GTTGGGATTGGGATTAAGCCAGGCACACCTGTCACAGATGTCTTACCATACGTAGAACATGTAAATATGGTACTTATAATGACCGTTGAACCCGGCTTTGGAGGGCAGTCTTTTATGGCAGATATGATGCCAAAG ATTGAGTTTTTGCGTCAAAAGTACAGAGAACTTGATATTGAAGTTGATGGAGGAGTTGGGACTAGCACAGTTGATGTTGCTGCTAAG GCTGGTGCAAACATGATCGTATCTGGAAGTGCTATAATGAAAAGTGACAATCCTCGACAAGTGATAGCATTGCTACGAGAAAGGGCAGAGAAGTGGTTAAGAGGCCATGGCGAGGCAGAGAG GTTGTTGTTGCTCAAGCCTCTCTACTTGCGCCGTACCCTGCAACCTATTGGGGAAGCTACTACTATGCGTTGGTTCGTCTATGTGCCCCGCTTTTATTTTGGCTGTGTGTAA